TTAATGAAGCCATCCCTGAAGAACTATATCAGGCGGTTGCCGAGGTATTTGCGTTTATTTATAAAATGGACCAAAACATGAAAAACCATCCTCGATAGGATGGTTTTTCGCGTGTGTGTAATCTTATTTTTTTACTTTAATACTTTTTGCTTTGCTTTTATTTTTAGAGCTGTCGACAGCGATTGCTTTTATAACGCTGCCTGTCTTTTGTGGTTTTATAGTAAAACTAAAGTTCTTATTGACAGAAGCTTTCGTGCTGCCCATATATTTTCCTTTGATATATACTTTTACAGTTGAACCAGCCTCAGCTTTTCCTGTGATCTTTTTCGCTTTACTGGTTACGTTATTAATAGTTGGTGCTGAGGGAGGTGTGGCATCTATGACAGTGACCGCTGTAGTAGATGTAATAGAGCCATCAATGGATCGTGCTGTAATCGTTGCCTTGCCTTTAAGTTTCCCTGTAACTTTCCCTTTAGCGTCCACAGTGGCCACTTTGGCATTGCTGGATGACCAAATTACTTTAGTAAAGGTAGCGTTGGCCGGTGTAATTATACCCTTAAGCTTGTATGTTTTGTTCTCAGCAAGTGAAACTTTTACTTGAGTTTTTAAAGCGGTAACAGGCGTATGGTCCGTTGTAATGGAAACTAGATTTCCAGCAAATATACCATAAGCATTCTTACCATCCCAGTAAGTATTCATAGGTAAGTTAAACAGTTTAATAGGTTGTGTTCCATAACTTTTTTCGCTTTTAAGTAAATAATGATCCTTTGTCATAATCATACCGTCCTCGGATAATGAGGCTAAACGTGTTGAAGAATTAAAGGATGAAATTTTTGTCTCTTTCCCTTTGTTCCATAGATAAATGTCGAATTGCTTGTTTTGATATTTTTCAAAAGCAATAAATCCATTTTTTAAAATAGCGTTTGGGCGGCTGTATTCTGGAATGAGTTCATCGTAATAATCACTGAATGTATTTAATTTCTGATCATTACCGCCTTGCCATTTTACATAGACTTCACTAAATTCTGGGTTGGAGGTTTCGTATAAAAATAAATCTTCCTCCGCTTCTAAAATTGTACCAATATCGGAGATTCTACTTGTAAGTCCATGGCTATATCTGTAGGTTCCAGCTGAAGTATGGTAGTAGCTTTCTCCGTCTTCATTAACATAAACGCTATCAGGTTCATTTTCAGAAATAGACACTGTTTTACCAGTTTCCAGCTGTTTAAAATAAACTTGGCTTTCTTTTGTTGCTGAGTTCTCCATGAGGCCGCCATACCAGATTAAATAATTTCCAGAAGCAGAAACAGTTTGATGATTTATCGTGCTTCCGAGTTGTTTTACAATACCGTCATGATATTGATAAAGATTTTGCTTTCCTGAAGTCTCTGATTTTGCCAAAAAGAATAAGGATGTCTTTGTTAAATATCCATAAGAATAGTCTTCAGTTTTATTTTCGTAAACCATTTTATTAGCTTTTGATTGAATATCCTTCATCCATATTTCATTTTTTATATTTTTATAAAGAAGTTTACCATATTTAAATTCAAGAATTTCGCCTTCTACTTTAGCAAGAGAACTGATTACTGGACTATCATCTACGTATATTTTGTGGGACTCTGTATAGCGGAGACCCGTAGAGGTATTTTTAATCGTAAATTTAAGGGTAATTGCTTTCCCGTTATAGTTACTTAAATCCACTTTTTGATTAATCGAGTTTTTTGTTCCAGTTGCAATTGTCTTGCCATCAACGGTTACAAAAAATTTAGCCTTTGGTCCGGCAAAGTTCTTTGCTGTGGCTTTTATTGTAATGTCCGTTTTATTATAAAAATTGTGACTGATGGGTGATGTGATGTGAATGGGCTGTTTGATATACTGAAAATTTGTTGAAATACTTTTGGAATTCCCATAAACGTCCGTAGCTGTAATCTTAACTTTTTTTGCGCCTTCTGTTAATGTACTAAGTGGGATTTTTGCAAAGTAATTCCCGTTAGAAAACTGTAACGAAGTCGTCTGTTTATCAATAGTAGCTGTCACTTGTTTAATCTGAAAAGTAGATTTAATACCTAATATATCCAGGTTTAGGGTATTATCATTTTGTGTAATAATCTGATTCTCTTTCGGGCTGGTACTATTAAAATGGATGTTCTCTTGTCCTGAGGCTTCAGCCGAATAGCTTAAACCGAAGAAGGTAATCAGAAGAGGGAAAAGTAAAAATAACATAAGTTTTTTTGTGTACATAGTGGTAATCTCCTATCGAATGTGCAAAATTTGGAATCTGTCTATTTCTCTAGTATACATGAAAAATATGAATTAATTAGAACTAAATGGTAAATAATAAGGAGGGAATTAATCCCATATCGTTCGGATTTAAATAAGAATGGAGACTTACTATGAGTGATTTACGAATACTTTCAAAAATTAAAAATGATTATGATCGTTTTACAGGAGTTGAGCAAAAGGTAGCCTCTTACATCTTAGACCACCCTGATTTTATTCCAACAATGACCACGAAGGAGCTGGCAAAACAAGCAGGAGCCAGTGAAGCTAGTATCGTTCGATTTTGTAAAACAATCGGTGTAGGAAGTTTTAAAATGTTAAAGGTAGTGCTGGCAAAAGAAAACTCCGAATCAGAACATACCATTAATGATTTTTCTTTGCTGCAGTCTAAAGACACCCCGCACAGCCTTTTCCAAAAAGTTACCTATTTAAATAAGTCTGCGCTTGAGCTCTCCGTAAATACATTGGATAAAAAGGATTTTGAACGGTCAATTGAAGCCTTCTTGCATGCAGAAAAATATGCGTTATATGGAGTTGGCGGCTCGTATCCGCCTGTGATGGATGCTCAGTATAAATTGATTAAATTAGGCTATCATGCCATAGCTTCTGCAGATTTTCATTACATGGTTTCGGTATTATCGATGATGAAGCCTGGAGATGTCTTTTTAGTGATTAGTACTTCAGGAAAAACAATGGAAGCTATTGAACTTGCCAAATTTGCTAAGGAGATAGGCATAACCGTAATCGCACTTACCGTTCTAGCAAAAAGTACGCTTTATAAACTAGCTGACATCAGGCTCTGTATCCCAAATGTTGAAGAGGAGAACAGAGTAGGGAGCATCGCTTCACGAATTGCTCAGTTAAATATTATCGATGCACTGTACTTAAGTTTGTTTCACCGTATAGGCAACACCATTATTGAAG
The Peribacillus sp. FSL H8-0477 genome window above contains:
- a CDS encoding Ig-like domain-containing protein; translated protein: MYTKKLMLFLLFPLLITFFGLSYSAEASGQENIHFNSTSPKENQIITQNDNTLNLDILGIKSTFQIKQVTATIDKQTTSLQFSNGNYFAKIPLSTLTEGAKKVKITATDVYGNSKSISTNFQYIKQPIHITSPISHNFYNKTDITIKATAKNFAGPKAKFFVTVDGKTIATGTKNSINQKVDLSNYNGKAITLKFTIKNTSTGLRYTESHKIYVDDSPVISSLAKVEGEILEFKYGKLLYKNIKNEIWMKDIQSKANKMVYENKTEDYSYGYLTKTSLFFLAKSETSGKQNLYQYHDGIVKQLGSTINHQTVSASGNYLIWYGGLMENSATKESQVYFKQLETGKTVSISENEPDSVYVNEDGESYYHTSAGTYRYSHGLTSRISDIGTILEAEEDLFLYETSNPEFSEVYVKWQGGNDQKLNTFSDYYDELIPEYSRPNAILKNGFIAFEKYQNKQFDIYLWNKGKETKISSFNSSTRLASLSEDGMIMTKDHYLLKSEKSYGTQPIKLFNLPMNTYWDGKNAYGIFAGNLVSITTDHTPVTALKTQVKVSLAENKTYKLKGIITPANATFTKVIWSSSNAKVATVDAKGKVTGKLKGKATITARSIDGSITSTTAVTVIDATPPSAPTINNVTSKAKKITGKAEAGSTVKVYIKGKYMGSTKASVNKNFSFTIKPQKTGSVIKAIAVDSSKNKSKAKSIKVKK
- a CDS encoding MurR/RpiR family transcriptional regulator — encoded protein: MSDLRILSKIKNDYDRFTGVEQKVASYILDHPDFIPTMTTKELAKQAGASEASIVRFCKTIGVGSFKMLKVVLAKENSESEHTINDFSLLQSKDTPHSLFQKVTYLNKSALELSVNTLDKKDFERSIEAFLHAEKYALYGVGGSYPPVMDAQYKLIKLGYHAIASADFHYMVSVLSMMKPGDVFLVISTSGKTMEAIELAKFAKEIGITVIALTVLAKSTLYKLADIRLCIPNVEEENRVGSIASRIAQLNIIDALYLSLFHRIGNTIIEGLNESRERVKNKKK